AAttgcgtactagtacatggccCGTAAGCAGGACATCAagtttatcaaataaatgctcaaacgtcTTTCCATACAATTGATGTTAAAccaataaatcaattattatAGCTCTTATATTAATCTATATTTGATCAGGAAAAAAGGCTTGTTAAACATACACACAATTATAACAGTTACATTTTGTGTCCCGTGTGTTTTCGGACAAAAACGACagcgaacaacaacaaaaaaaaaaacacaccccaCTAATAGAAAACTTTTTTGTTCATGTCCAGCATCAGACTTTGCATCTTTCGGGAGCGAAAACAcgccatttatttttctctccGCCGTCCCTTTGTCCATTACTGTCCCTTTTGCTGAGTTGGCCGTGGGCTCGCTCCAGGCCGAGCGTATCAAATCGCCCGCCCGCCCTCCGAAGTCCCGTTTCCGGCACGTGCTCCCAACGGACGTGTTGGCGGCTCGTATGCCGGGGAAGCGTCTCACAGACACACAGTATGGAGAGCCGATGGAATGAAATGAAAGCGGACTTCCCTTCATCGCTCGCCTTGGTACGTATCCCTAGCTTAATGTGTGACATATTCATATTTCTCTGCCCcctcctgcaaaaaaaaaattttaaatcccAGTTTGATCTTTCGCCGGGGGTGCCGACTGCCTCTGCCCGTCTCGCGAGACCTGGTGTGATCGATGGGCGCGCTCTCGGGGCGGGTGCGACGATGCGAGTGGAACAGTTCAGTGCGGGACGGGTTTGCGGCTTTGCGTCTGTTTAGGATGTGGCGATCTCTCCCCCTAGGTGGCGCCATCCCTTCTGCTGCGTCTCCATAGGCGGCAGATACTCTGCAACACAGAGCCAACGGACCAGAGAACATGTCATCCTTGCCGCACGGTCGCACCCAAACATCCTCGTACGGCCTTGAGAGCATTCCCTCCGCCTTGCTTGCAATTCTACAAACTGATCAAATCTCTGGGGAGGAACTGACATAAGAAGCCCGAAAAGAAAGAATttccaaactttttacaccattaaaactcattcactgccagccctcccagttaacgtggatatttgacttctcaagccgtcaatggcagtgaatgtgtttttaatgtgatctataacctgtacaactctagagttaaaaaacaaaacaaacagacaaaacaaatctaTATCTATTTAAGAgcggaagtaaaaaaaaataaaaataaacattccatCCACCTTGTCTAAGGTCATAGGTTCTATCTGAGGAAAACCAGATGTTGCCACCACCACCCTTCACTCTATGTATGAGGGCCATGTTGgttttgcaccaaacatacatttgggaattatggccaaaaggttcaaccttggtttcactgGAGCATGCCACATTTTCCCCAAACTACAGTAAAGCATGTTGGTGGCAGCATCGTGTCGTTGAGCGCCCCCCCCAGCTGGGAATGAATCCGGTCCACTCTTGAATCCGGTCCACTGAGCATTTACGTTCTCAACTGGTACCGCTCGCAACTTAGTGAGAATGGTGTTGAGTGTTTGGCGCGCTTACCGTTGTTGCTGCagtttttgttgtctttatcAGAAGCCTCTTCCTCAACCTgagcgcaaaaaaaaatcttaaattaattcaaaacacacacacacacacacacaaaagacttTTTCTGGCTGAGTGTGTTTGCAAAGATAAGCCTAATAATCAGCCATATTTAGACATTTGAACTTGGGAGTCACATGGCTTCCCTTTCCCTAGAATGGAAGAGGAAAGGAGTGGTCCCtacctgcttcctccacttgagCTCACAAAAGACCCGCTCGAAGCACTCGTGCATGTAGTTGAACTGCCCGACAAGAAGAAacaacacgcaaaaaaaaacaaaaacaagaacaaatctttttgttCCTTTTGCTTTGATCACATTGGGACAAATAAAACGAGCTGGTTTATTAATCATCAATTGCATCAGCGGGTCTTCGCTCACGTATGGAGTGAAGATCTTGACCCAGCGAGGCTTCTTCTCCCCTCGGGCGTACTCGAAGCAGAAGGCCATGCCCTCCTCGTCCGTGTCCCAGCGCTGCATCTCGCCCCACTCAAATGCGATCACCTGGTTCTGAGAGCGCCGCACAAAatacacaacaacaataataataagggaattaaaaagaaaataactcgTTTTATCGTTCAAGCCTTAAAATCCCCCTCTCAATGCTCCAATCACATTGAAACTCATCAAACCCCCTTTTTCAACAAATTGGAAATGTCGTTGAACGCGCCAAAAAAGTGTGATCTATCGGAcagaactttttgtttttgttttgaacaaaGCGGGACCGCGACGGGGGCACTCACCTCCAGCGTGCCGTCCTCGGTGCAGGCGTGCAGCTTGAAGTGATGGATGCCGATGGCCGTCACGACGTGGCCCTTCCTCCGGGAGTCGCAGGAACAGTGCGGGAAAGCCACCTCGTTGTAGCCCTCGCACGAGCGCAGCTGGCTCAGGTACTGACAGGCGACACGCAAACACGTGCACAATGACACCTACGTCGGCTGGTTGGTACGCGCTCTGGGTTGTCGCTCTcgggttctcaaactttcttttttgggggggggggggggggggggaatcttttTCCAAGGTGGCAGGTCAGACCTTTCAATTGATCCGATTCTAAGGTCAGGACGAGTCATGGATTtcgtctgtttttatttaccccGGTTTTACCGATCTTTTGCGGGGCGCTTAAGAGCTGAAAACAAAAACCCTCGCCTGCTCTGACACGAGACGCAGTTTCATCTCTATTCCAAACACGCGGGCGGTTTTATTCTAAATGCTTTTTCTGTTCATCTTTGAGAACTTCCAGTAAAGGCTCTAGTATGTATAGTAGCACCATCCCCGGACAAAGACGGGTTTGTGGGACTGACCGTGGCCATCTTGCGCTGCTCTGCCAGCTTCTGCAGCTGGTAGGATTTGTCCTCTGTTTTTATGAATCCCTTCTTCACATCATCCAGTGCCTACATGGCAACGGAGAGGAGAGATAAAAGATCGTTTCAGGCGCTTGCGCTGCCATGTcggggtttttttcttttttctctttcttttttctcccgCTTCACTGGCAAAAACTCGAGTCTGGCTCGACGTGGACGCTAACGGTTTACCTGGTGAAAGCAGTAGTGCAGGGCCAGCGGGTTGTCTCGGAGCAGCTCCTCCTCCTGGAAGCTGAAGAGCCACTTGCGCAGCGACAAGCAAGTGCCCGGCACGGCGGAAGTGTAGTTCTGCACGTAAAGCTTGTGCGGGAACTCGTTGGGCGCCAGCTTTCGCACTGGAACGTTTACGTGAGAAGATGAGAAGAAATTGAAACGGTGGGGTTTCTTACAGTAAACCCTGCTCATAAATGATCCCCGCCCAAAAACGTTCGTAGTTGCCTGTATTAATAGGTCAAAACAGAAATATACCCCAAACTAGAAAATACTAAAGATTTTCGATATACATTTCAAGAGACACAATTCCAACAAACCGTGCTTGCTAACGCCCAAAATGTCCGCCGCACTGAGTCATGCGGCCGAACGCGACTGAACTAGACAATtgcgggggaaaaaataaataaaagtcttcACTTATTAGTttcagaaataataataattacaaacaaaaaaaaagttcaataatTAGAAAGGAGATTCTCACCAAATGTGTGATTGATCACTTCGAACAGTGCAAAGTAGCTGGCCATAATACTGTCCATTCCAACCTTCACCACCAACGCCTGCAACAAGAGCATTTGTGCATAATCACAATCATGCATTGGACTTTGCGATTCCACAAAATATGACTGCAGGCTCCCAGCAGCGGCGGGGTGGCCGACCTGGTAAACTTGGTCCGTGGTGCTGTTCTTGCGCACCCTGACGGAGATGCCGCTCTTGTCGGGCAGCGCCACTCGCAGCTCCACGTCCGTCACGCCGTTGTAGTTCTGCGTCGTCAAATGCATTGCTATTAAATGAGGAGTACTGAATGCCTGTTGCATTCATCGAGCagctttttcccccctaaaatcAGCTGGTTAAAGTGtatttattagtattattagtaGTTTTTGATTTCACTCAATTCATTCTCCTTACATATTTTACTACGGTTCCATCAAGTATTTCGACCAATTACCTGGCTTGtctgaccatttaaaaaaaaaaaaaaatcaaatgtggccctcgagtgcaaacgtttgcccacccatGTGTTAAACGGAGAAGATGTGGCGTTTTGCATCGCGTTTTAACCGGGAGACGTGGCAGATGATCCGAACGAACACGCGATAACAAGGCCAACGAGGAGCGCTAATCCTTGCGCTCATGTGGGATTTCGTGCGCAGTCATTACTGCAAACGCTGCAACTTCACCGCATCCCGCAGGGAGGATTTTGTATGGCTATACATGATTCATTAGATGCAGAACAAGTCGTATACCTCGTCTGATTCCGAGAGAAACTCCTGCATGATGTCGCTCTCCCCGATCACCCTTACAGAACAAACTAGAAGTATTGAGAGAGTGGGAAAGAGGAGGTCAGAAGGCGATCAGAGGAGCATCTTCGGGGTATTTCGACGTCGACGCGCGCACCTCGCTCCAGGTATTCCTCCAGTCCGCGGCGGCGGGCATCCAGCTGCTGCTCGGACAGCGAGAAGGGCCACTTGCCGGGCAGCTTGGGGAAGCTGAAGTTGGAGAACTCGCGCTTCAGGTTCTGGTGGAGGATGGCGAACTCCCGGTAGCGCTTGGAGCACAGCTGCCGGCCCGACATGTACACGTTGTATACCTGAAGAGGGGACCGCGGAGTCAAAACCGGCACAATCCGTCCTGGTTTCCGCCAAGCTGTAACGCTTCCGCTAAATACATGCAGTACTCAAAATAGCCGACCCGTGTCGTTCCACATTTCAGTCACAGTTTGGCTCTCAAGTGGGACCCACATTTTCCCAATGATCATGAAGTCATGACCCACTTTTACGATGAGAGTCAGAACTCAAGAATgttctttatataaaaaaaaaaaaaaaaaaaaaaaaaaaaaaaaaaaaagtcatttgcgACATTTATTTTAGAGCATATTATTGGGGAACTGATGAGGAACCGGATAATTGCAtgtattaaaattacatttaaaatgcatttaaaaatatgaaaacaccccaaaaatgagtacttactgtaataatatatttaaaaaatcgaaatatatatttggcattatttaaatagtttttatttatctcaGAACTGAGGAGGaatgagataaaagcatgtaaaaaaaaacctattccaAATAAATTGAAACAGAAATTGATGAAAAATCTCTCTATAATATACAGTTacttaatatataaaatacaaaaatatatgcagtgtattgaaaaaaatctcTAGAATTtggtatttcactttttctctGCCTTTCAAAACATCATTAAAAATCTGACAGGGCTGCAACGATTCATCGAATTACTcgaataatttaattacaaaaaaaaaggttgaagccAAATGGTGACCCAaactggacaaaaataaaacctgcacctcacatgcatcttattagcctaatagcaaagttatttttaactgaGTGTTGCAAACTGagaatatcaataaaaaatagcaatgtgctatctttttttttttttttgtgtagattctcagtcatccaggtgaCGGTAATCCGCAAAAGTTGAATCGAGGCAGCTGGACACTTCTTGC
This is a stretch of genomic DNA from Phycodurus eques isolate BA_2022a chromosome 20, UOR_Pequ_1.1, whole genome shotgun sequence. It encodes these proteins:
- the snx27a gene encoding sorting nexin-27a, which codes for MADVESDETRAALPSASHHNGPVAATAPAAGTAGLSPATVTSGPRMVRIVKSESGYGFNVRGQVSEGGQLRSINGELYAPLQHVSAVLPGGAADRAGIAKGDRILEVNGVSVEGATHKQVVDLIRTGEKELVLAVLSVPPQEADGLEGGDDVQPNYDYGDKQAVPISIPTYKHVEQHSERFVVYNVYMSGRQLCSKRYREFAILHQNLKREFSNFSFPKLPGKWPFSLSEQQLDARRRGLEEYLERVCSVRVIGESDIMQEFLSESDENYNGVTDVELRVALPDKSGISVRVRKNSTTDQVYQALVVKVGMDSIMASYFALFEVINHTFVRKLAPNEFPHKLYVQNYTSAVPGTCLSLRKWLFSFQEEELLRDNPLALHYCFHQALDDVKKGFIKTEDKSYQLQKLAEQRKMATYLSQLRSCEGYNEVAFPHCSCDSRRKGHVVTAIGIHHFKLHACTEDGTLENQVIAFEWGEMQRWDTDEEGMAFCFEYARGEKKPRWVKIFTPYFNYMHECFERVFCELKWRKQVEEEASDKDNKNCSNNEYLPPMETQQKGWRHLGGEIATS